Within Deltaproteobacteria bacterium, the genomic segment GGATCAACGGTCATGCCGAGCTGACTTCCGATCCGCAGATCCTCGAACGGCTCTCGACACGCGGTCAGCCCGCGCTGCTCGCCATCCGCGTCACCATCGAGGAGTGTTTCTTCCACTGCGCCAAGGCTTTCATTCGTGCGCAACTGTGGAAGCCGGAGTCGTGGCCCGCGGTGGAGCGCATCTCGTTCGGCAAGATGTTTGCCGCCAAGCTCGGCGCCGACGATCAGGTCGCACAATCGATCGATGAACTCGTCGAGGAAGACTACAAGAGCGGGCTGTAGACTTCGCAGCAATGGCAGTCATGGCCAACAACGGCGGGTCGACTCGCGGACCGCGTTTCGCCACGCCGTTCGGGTTCCTGGCCGTCATGCGGGACGACGCGCTTGGCTTCCTGATGGACACGACCCGCCGCTACGGCGATGTGGTCGAGATCCGCTTCTTTCCTCTGCGTAATTTTCTCGTGACCAATCCAGCCGGCGTCAAACACATCCTGCAGGAGAACCACCGCAACTACTGGAAGGGTTCACTGTTCGGCAAACTCAAGCGCATTGCCGGTGAGGGACTCGTGTTCAGCGATGGCGACCTCTGGCGTCGCCAGCGCCAGTTGGTGCAGCCGGCATTCCATCGCGACCGCATCGCGGCGATGGCGGACATGATGACCGGCGCAACCATCGAGATGCTCGATCGCTGGCAGACGCCCGCTGCCTCGGGGCAGTCACTCAACGTAGCGGCGGAGATGTCGAAGCTCACGTTGCAGATCGTCGCCAAGGCGCTGTTCGGCACGGATCTCGAGGATGACGAGGTGGTGTTCACCGACGCTGTCTCGGGTGGGCTGGCCTATGCGAACTATTTGATGAACCACTTCCTGGCGCTGCCGCTGATCGTTCCAACGCGCGCCAACCGCGCCGGCCGCCGGGCGATCGCCACGCTCGATGAGATCGTCTGGAATATCATCGCCCGGCATCGTCGCGAAGGCGGAGACCGTGGCGACCTATTGAGCATGCTCATCGGCGCACGCGACGCGGAGACCAACGAAGCGATGACCGACCGCCAACTGCGCGATGAAGCCGTCACCTTCCTGGTGGCGGGTCACGAGACCACCGCGGTTGCGCTCTCGTGGACGTGGCATCTGCTGTCAACGCATCCGAACGTCGAGCGGCGTTTGCACGCAGAGGTGGACGATGTCCTCGGCAAGCGCACGCCGACGTTGAGCGATCTACCCAACCTTCCCTTCGCGCGCATGGTGCTGGAGGAGTCCATGCGACTCTACCCACCGGTATGGGCAACCGCTCGGCAGAGTTTCAAGGAAGACGACGTCTGCGGCCACCGCATCCCGGCCAACACTGTCGTGACGCTCAGTCCGTACGCGACCCATCGCGATCCGGCGTACTGGGAAGACCCCGAGCGTTTTGATCCCGACCGTTTCTCGCCCGAGCGCAGCGCCGGCCGCCCTGAGTACGCCTACTTCCCATTCGGCGCCGGACCACGCCGCTGCATCGGCAGTCAGTTCGCGATGATGGAGGGGCAGCTGGTGCTGGCGATGATCGCACAACGGTTCCGCCTGCACGGCGATCCAAGCCACCCGGTCGAACCCGATCCGATTCTGACCCTGCGACCGCGCAACGGACTGCCGATGACGTTGCAGTCGCGTCAGTGAAGAGACTTCGATGAGTCGTTTGCGACCGGTTTACGGCCACTCGATGATTTGGCCGGCTGCCGGCGTGATGGGCGTGTGCCGCCAGCGCGCTTCGAACTCTGCCAAGTATGCAGCCGCGCGCGCCTGCGGTAGCGTCACGAGGATGATCGCAAAGTCAGGGAGTAGTTTGAGGCTGCTACCCGCAGAGTATCCGAAGAGGCGGTCTCGGGTCAGAATCACACGAAAGCCTGCCTGAAATGCCACCTGGGTCAGAGACCCGTTCGTCAAACCGCGCCATCCACGGTTCACCGCGGTGTCGCACGAGACGCCCTGCCGATGGAGAAACGTCACCAGCCCATTCGGCAAATTGACATCAAGCAGCCACATCGCGCCGATCGGTAGCGGCGCTGGCGAAGCGCAGCACTTCCGGGAGGGCTTCGCGTGGGAACTCGGAGTAGTCGCGCACGATGTCCTCGTACGACATTCCCTCAGCCAGACACGCCAGGATGAACGACACAGTAAAACGCGTGCCGCGTATCGTCGGTTTTCCGCCGAGCCGCTCGGGATTCGTCACCAGGTACGAGTACCCGGTGATGGGCCGGTCTTCCATCGCCGTCATTGTCCCCCGCGACGGGGCCGAAGTCGAGCGGGTGACGAACCCGCCGAAGATCTGTCGCCGCTGTTCATGCCGCGTAAGCCTTCGTGTAACAGCGTTGGTGCTGGCGACGTCGCGCGTCACACAGATGGGCTCCTATCCAAGCGCGTGCAGTTCACGCAGCAGCCCCGCGCCAAGCCTCGCAGTTTGCGTTTCCGACATAGCCTCGTGTAGGCAGGCGGCGCGATTCAGATGGCCAGGAGCAGGGAGTATGACGCATTCCCTCCACACCCGCGTGATCATGCATCGAGCTCGATCCTTAATCCGGCGACATCTTGCGCTCGTCTTCACCGCCGTGGCTCTCGCCGGTTGCGGCGGCAGTACCTCAACGCCGGCGATCGACGACGAACTTCCCGCCGAGCAAGACAACGGGGCGCAAGGGCTCGACCCGTTCGGCAACGAGGCGCACGTCGCACCCATAGTGGCATGCAACGATCCACTGCGAGCCAGTGATCAGTCGCTCGTGATCCGCGTTCTGCCGCGCGGGCCGCTCGCGCCCGATGGCTCGCTGGCGTTCACCTCCGGCGTTTGCGTGTATCTTCCACCCGGATATCTCACCAGCAATCTTCGTTACCCGGTGGTCTACCTGCTGCACGGAGGCGGAGGAGACCAAGCCGATTGGGTCACCTACGGCGGCATCCGTGCGATCATGGACACTCTCGTCGCGACGGACGTCGCGAACGCCGCCGTCGTGGTCATGCCCGACGGACGCGATGGGCAGTGGTACGACAGCTTCGACGGCAGCATCAAGAACGAGCAGTACGTGCTCGGCTACCTCATTCCGTACGTCGACCGCCACTTCCGCACGATCGCCGAACGCAGCGGGCGTGTCATCGACGGCCTATCCAATGGTGGCTACGGCGCCACGCTGTTCGCCGCCAAAGCGCCCGACCGATTCGTGGCGGCCGGGGGGATGTCGTCGAATCTGGCGGCCGTCTCCATCAGCGGACTCGGCACGGCGAGCAAGGCCCCCGCGTACCGGCACGGCAACTTGCCGGTCGATCTCGCGGGTAATCTCGATGGTGTTGATCTGACCCTCGATATCGGCACCGTCTGCATAACCGATCAGGCGATCGACGATTGCGTCACGTTTCGATTCGAGCAGGTCTTCGTGCCCGCGAACCGCGATTTCAGAGACCACCTGGCGAGTCGCGCCCCGAGCGACGGTGTCTTCGACTACCGCGAAACCGAAGGCGGCCACTCGTGGCGGTGGTGGCCGCTGTGGCTACGCGAGCGGCACCTGCCATTCTTCCTGGCCCGTCTCGCCGACCCGCGCAGTGCCGGCATCCGTCCCGTGTCGGCGGCAGCACGACCGGGTTTTCGTTATCGTACGATCGCGCAGCAGTTCTCGGTGTGGGGATACGAGGTACACGTCGAGCGAGGGGTACGCGAGTTTCTCGACCTCAGCGACGTGCGCGCCGATGGCCTCGTCGTGCAGGGTTCTGGACGGGGCACGATTCGAACCGCATCGTTGTACAAACCCCGGCACAGCTACACAGTCGCAAACGCCGGCGATGCGGACTCGCACGTCGTTGCCGACGCGGCGGGGCGAATCATCTTCACCGTTGACCTCGGCCCGTCGCACGAGCACGAGCAGTACAGCCCGCAAGCCAACGCACTCCAAGCGGCGGGCGGTTATTGGACCGTGCGCGACGTCGAGATCCGCGAGGGGAGTTGAGACTTGAGGACATTCCATTCCGTGAAGGCTCAATGGGCGATGAACGCCGGTAGGCGAGGCGCAAGCGAAGACTCGGGCTCGCGTGATCGGCTGAAGTCTACATTCAAGGGCTGACCCTGAT encodes:
- a CDS encoding cytochrome P450, producing the protein MAVMANNGGSTRGPRFATPFGFLAVMRDDALGFLMDTTRRYGDVVEIRFFPLRNFLVTNPAGVKHILQENHRNYWKGSLFGKLKRIAGEGLVFSDGDLWRRQRQLVQPAFHRDRIAAMADMMTGATIEMLDRWQTPAASGQSLNVAAEMSKLTLQIVAKALFGTDLEDDEVVFTDAVSGGLAYANYLMNHFLALPLIVPTRANRAGRRAIATLDEIVWNIIARHRREGGDRGDLLSMLIGARDAETNEAMTDRQLRDEAVTFLVAGHETTAVALSWTWHLLSTHPNVERRLHAEVDDVLGKRTPTLSDLPNLPFARMVLEESMRLYPPVWATARQSFKEDDVCGHRIPANTVVTLSPYATHRDPAYWEDPERFDPDRFSPERSAGRPEYAYFPFGAGPRRCIGSQFAMMEGQLVLAMIAQRFRLHGDPSHPVEPDPILTLRPRNGLPMTLQSRQ
- a CDS encoding DUF5615 family PIN-like protein, translating into MWLLDVNLPNGLVTFLHRQGVSCDTAVNRGWRGLTNGSLTQVAFQAGFRVILTRDRLFGYSAGSSLKLLPDFAIILVTLPQARAAAYLAEFEARWRHTPITPAAGQIIEWP
- a CDS encoding DUF433 domain-containing protein, producing MEDRPITGYSYLVTNPERLGGKPTIRGTRFTVSFILACLAEGMSYEDIVRDYSEFPREALPEVLRFASAATDRRDVAA